TAAGGAAACACACCACTTAGTATAATGAAGTACCAGAACGAAACAAATGAAGCCAGAATTTATTACTGTGTGAAGAGAAGGCTGAGTCGTCTGGAAGAAGCAATGAATCCTCTGGACTCATGCTATATCATGCATTTTACAATAGAGGGACATTATTAGACCCCAGAAATAGAGAGAGTTCAACTATTATATTCTGCCCCTCCACTGTAAACGCATGAAGAATCTTGATATGAAAAGGATCAGGAGGTAGAACTCAGTATATGAAAACCATGACAGATGTAAACAATCTTGATCACGCACACATACGAAAAATGGTTTATCGAGTGTTCTTTGTTTAGGTAGCCTCTGATTTGTTAAAACACTTGTTTCTTACAGCTCTTTTAAAGTTCTTTCAATACTGctggtttccaaacttttgtGCGTTCGTAAGGGTTCTATATATGGTAAGAGAATTAAGCCTCCACTGCCCTCCTCACATTCACAGAAATCATACGAAAAGAGCCGGttttaaaaggaaaaggaaatgagagagtAATTAAAAGAAGGACAGAAATGATTCCCTATTCATGAAGGATTAATCATTCCAAATTGAAGGTGACAACTGGCAGGCTAGTCCAGTGTTGGTTGGAGAGCCCATTGTGCAGTTTACTGGTGGCTGGCCCTCGTCTAATCTCCCATTTGCTGGCTCCCATCTCCCAGTCTGTCACCCTGCCAGCAACATGGAATTTGCAGCTCCATTTGGGACTGCTAAAAAAGGCAAGGCAGCCCAAGTGGAGGAGGTGCAGCCAATGGCGGCTGACCTGTCCAGTTGCTTGCTGTAAAATAGGGGGGAGTGGAGGGgtatggggggtgggggggtgacATAACGTTACTTTCCTCCCCCTCTGACACAGCCAACACACTGCTCTCTTTGCCGAATCCCTCAGACACCACTGCCACCTCACTCTTCATACGCTCTGTTCAGCCTTGTGATAAGAGTGCATATCACAGTAAATTAACTTTCCATTATCTGTGATTCTGTCTCATCACCTGACACTTGCTTTGCCCCAAAACAGCGGTCAGGAAGGCAAGAAAattgtagaaaaataaatactctATAATAATCTATTCAACTACAGCAGCTTAATTTCTCTAGAGAGACCAATTCAAATTCATACACATTTACGGGCATGCAATATCTTGAATAATGAGGCTGTCACATCTGTCAATGGATGTCTAAAGAACCATAAAATGCAGAGTAAACATCTCATTGGTGGTCAGAACAGTGGTCTTAGTCTGGAGGTTTTCTGTGTAGCTTCCAACATTACAGTGGCAAAGACAATGTGATCTGTGTATAGAAGCATATAATGGTCTTAACCAGGGTGCggtttatgaaaaaaaaaaaaaaaaaaaaaatcagaggggggtttttgaaatgttttttttcataaaaataaatcagaaccaCATTGGGTCTATATAGACTATGAAGCACAATAAGCTATTTCTTACAGTTGTTAtagtaacatttataaaataattatgaactttaataaaacaattacaaaacttgaacttgaccactggatttgcaggaatattttaatccactttttaaaaatgtaattcatcAAGTAGCacagtattttcacttttaGCAATGTGATGTCAAGTTCATGTCTTGTCCTTTCCTCATGCAGACACATAGGAGATGtgatcatatacaacaaaacaacaggttaaatgctaatttaacTTGCCAGAATTAAATCTCCCAACGCTCCATTCAGTACTGTGGATAGCGCCACTCGGCCGGACGTGCAAATACACTTGATGTCATTCTTGcaagtcactgtttaattcagctctaCGTGCAGTGAGCTAtactgaatagaaaataatcacaacatgcaATAGCACAATGTGCtgtcattataaaataaataagctaCAGTATATGCCTACTTGCAAGACAAAGAAAACTGCTTTGATGACAAACTTCTGTCTTCTTTCAATGCTTTCCTGTGGAAGGGTCATCCACGGCATGTCGCTCCTCTTTTACCCACATCTCTGCAAATCTTCaagcagagaaggagaaaaccCCTGGTCCATTTACTGCGTCATCACGTAGCCTAGATGCCGTGTCATCTCTATTGTCACACAAGCGCTGACAGTGAAAGTCCATTCCTGATTTTGTTGTTTGCACTAACGTTCTCACGCTGCAGCagtttaattagatttttttttttttaatagcctatttttattttagatatgtTATATGGTGTATGGGTGAAGCAGCATGAATCACTATGAGGGGGATACATTTTTGTCCCCACCAGGGATAAAAATAATTCAGCAGAGACAGGGATATATAGACCAGAGGGGGGAAATTTCCACCATCCCCCCAAGCAAACCGCACCTCTTAACAATTTGAATTTTATAAGTAAGTGGGCCTACTTAATTCTGAAATTTAATCACTACAGAATATTTGATGTTTAAACTTAAATACCACtgaatttataatattttacttTGACAACCATCTATCTCAGTGTATGTGGTCTGAATTTTCTTGTTTCCAAGTTGTCCAGCTtcaaaaactttttctttaccagcaaatatattttatccTTGGATGTTCAGAAACCTGGGATATCAATTTTACTGTCTGAATTTGAAAAAGCCAATTTAAGCAACCAGATTTTTTGACtttcttgaacattagatcAGAATCAAGCTTTAATATTTGGCActtaaattttcattttaaatttgggaaccctaaaaaaatatttatatctgaaataaagttttgaaaTTACTGATAATACAGAACAGGATAGTACAATACTACTAATATTACAGAATATTTCAAAGAGTGGAATTCAGACCATATAAATTCAGATAGATGGTTTTGAAAGTAAAATGTTTCAGTGCAATGAATTCAGGTCTCCGTATCTGCGCAGAGCAACAAATAAACATCACCATAATTACAACAGCAATAGCACTGACAGCCACACTGGGACTAGAAAGAGGGGGTGAACatgggagagaaggagggggagagtgagggagggaggaggggaaacCCAGAAGAGCCTGTGACACTGAGAATTCAGGGCTAAGCTTGATCCTCAATGCAAACAAGTTGTGGGACTTGCCATCCCCTTCCAAAAATAACccaaaaagcataaaaacatctgtcacatctgATATTAAGAAGCAGCCATAAATCACTCAAAGATCTGCTGGGGGATGCAGGGGACCCACAATAAGGACAAATCTACCCTCTTTTTGAAGTTTggcatttaatttaatttctggtGTACCACTGACTTTCTCCACTTCCATCTCAGACATTACGTTTCCCACAATGCCCTTGGAGAACAGTGTTGAACTCATTTCCTTCAACTGTtgattttatgtaatttatgtgTGCTGAGAGAGCCATAGCAAAAGAAAAACGAGGGTTTTGCTGACACAAAGTTAGTCACGCACCTTAAACTTAATGTCTTAACACCGCGTTATGCTCAACTGAAGGCACTCTCAGTGGAATAATACACAAATTCCTCCATTACATTACATCTAGTGAGCTCAGTTTTCAGTGCCAGATTTAAGTCTGATGACATCAACTTAACAATCAACTCAGCACAGCCAGATAAGCACCAGACCAATCAGCAGATGATTGCATGATAATGCGACTGGCAGCCTTTTCAAACTCTCAAACTTTGTTATCAAGGATTCCCACAAACCTATCAACTATGAAAACAGAGACATTGCATTGATACATAGATTGTAAATATCAAATGGAGCATAATTCTGAATCTGCACAGCCCATTTCTTGACTTCACGTTATTCAGAATTTGGTGAATAGTTGAGGAGAAATTTGACAGAATGCAGCCATGTTTGTGCATTCATCCAATCGGGTGTAGGAAGGGTTTGATTTTATTGGAAAGCCTTGAGCGAATACATCCATGTTAAACATTGAAGGAGCTTTGACAAGTTATTATTTTGAAGAACTGGCGCCAATATACCTGAAGtttaatattgatatttttaacaGCTAGAAAAATCCATTCTGATCCAACTCCACTTAAGCAGTGCTGGGACCATTACCCACGATAATAAGAGGAGATATACTTACTAAATAACAAAATGGATGCCTAGCCACCAATAGCTCTCTGGTGTTTAATCATTCTTCcatttctctgcattttctGTTAATCCTGCAAGACTTTTATAGGCGATAACATTTTGGCAACAGAATTTCTACTGTCACATGATTTTATGAGTTATGCATACAACACCAAATCATGTCTACTTCACTTTTCTCCTTGGCCTGACTCTTCTGCTTCTCCAAAatgtcctcctcttcccccaCTAGCCATTGCAAACTGAACTGTTTAGACTAGCTTAGACTGTATGTATGACATACTACTCCTGATGAATAGTGTCCAGACGCTGCAGAGGTGCACGCATCGACTGTGCAAACAGACCTACTGCGCAGAAACGATCCCCCAAAATTGAGGACTCTGTATCCACCTGCCGTGTCCTAACCATAACAGTGCTGATCGTAACATGGATCACGCAGTGACAATTTCTAGTGTTTCCCTCTGTGAGCAGTGTTCGTGGGGCCCATGCTGGTCTCCCACAGTCAGAACAGAGGTCACTGCAGAGCCACCTAAATAGATGTCAAATGAAAACGGGACATAAAGTATCGTTCAAATTTTTCCATTCCACCCGCTCATATCTACATCCATACCTCCCCTTCATATCACTAAATGAGttggggggggcgggggggggggagaaaaaaagaaatcacaggACTCCAAAGACAGCTGCAGCTTATAAGGAATGTGAGGGGCCTCAGCCAAGAGAGCAGGCAGGGAAACCATACCATATATGGCAACAGAGGCAGAATCTAATTTTTATCAATGAGCGGAGCGGGCATAAGAGTGGCTTAACATGCAAGGTTGATCTCCCATCCTTGACGGTGTATGGTACGTGTTAGTTAGTGCCTTGTGAAAACAGCACGCAGGCAAACAGGCCTGGAAGTGTCCGTCTTCAAAGGGGTGTACTTAAGCCGTGTAAACAGTGGAGGGAATCTCGGTGTCCAGCACGTGATTGCACAAAGGTGTGGACAGTGAAGTGTGTCTGCTGACGAATTTATCGCTTCACTTCAAACTCTCAAAGACCTAAGGTTCAAGAACGCTTCCAGTAATGTGGTGGGAAATATATCAGGGCTGCAGTCTTTCAATAAAGTGATTAAATTGGGCACACAACCAATAAATAATGTTTAGGAGAATTTCAGTTTATGCATTCATCTTTTATCAATCatcttttgagaaaaaaagtatATCCTAAATCCTAAACTTATTTTGGTAATGAAGGATGATTTTTAGTTAGAAAAAGGCACAAAATGTGTGATATTCCATTATTTTCACTGAAATATAACTTTTGTTTATCTAGCTCAATGTTTTCAACCATGAACACAAGACAGCGCCgtaccaaaaatcaaagataaacAGCAAAGTGCTTCATATAGCAGGCTGCATGTTTCTCATCCTAACACAACCCAGACCTGCTGTGATTTATCTTGAAGAGTGTTACGAGGCTTTCCTGGATGAGAGGTCAGAAAGGTAAAGTGTAGACAGCTCCCTTTACTGAGCAGCATAATACTCCACATCTTATCTGGCTATTGCTCAGTCTACAGCCCTTTGAAGGAGTACTGAGACTTttggtttaattaaaaaatgacttggtGCTCAGAAGCAAACCACAAGCCCAAAACTGAGGCCTCACACATAACAGGCAAAAGTTCAAAACTGTGTTTACAATAGGACAAAGATTATTTTCCACAGCTGCTCGTGAGTTTGATTTATTTGCTCTCCTCATGTGCTTGTCTAGCCTTTTCTGGAGAGATTTCCCACTGTATCCATTAGTGACTCTCGGGAGCGTtatcagttctttttttttttttatttttttaaattcatacaACAATTCATATTTCCATTAGAGACCAGACAGTTAGTGAGTCACAAAAACTTTAACACAAGTGCAATTGTTGCTAAACACACGGGAAATGGGCTGTGGGGACGAGTACATAGATGAGTGCATTCAACTTTGGGGATTCACAGCTACTGCCTCACTACTCTCTTCCCTAAAGAGATGGAGTCTATGCCTGGTCTACAACAGCAAACATATGTTTGATTCTCACCTTGGTGTCTCCCATGCTCTCCGACTCAGACACCTGGTAGGTGAGGTCTGTCTCCTCAAAGCCTGTGGCACTCATGCGCTGGTCCATGGAGGGGTCAGAGCGTGGTGGTGAGTCCGGTGAGTTGAGGCATGTTTGGATCAGGGCTTTGCCCGTTTCACTGGTGATCATGGGTTGGAGTTTGCGAGTGGCAAAAGTGTAGACGTGACCTGTTTCACTGGCCACAAGCAGTAGAACCTGGGTTCCCGTCAGGGTGGAGAGTTCATATGCCTGGtaaagacaaagaggaaaatgCAATTGTCTTACAGAGAGTATAGAAGAGTCTGTTGCTGCTGGTACAACAGGTTGGGCTTCACTCATACAGCTACAATTCAAACATCTGACTGAGTGGTTTCCAAATTGGGGCTTGGATTAGCATCACCTCATACTCAAAGTTATCATTATGGGAGAGGGGATATAGATAGATTCCAAAGGTGaacatctggaaaaaaataaccTAACCAAGAAAACATTGGAATCTAAAAATACCCCTGTAGTGAACTCTGACGTATAGCACAAATGAAGCTAAAATAACATGAGATAAGGCTCCCAGAATAGAGTGTGATATAGCTGAGAGACTGATTGCAGCAGGGGACTGGCCTGCATAAGAAGGGGGGAGTGGTAGTAACCCAGTCTGGACGGAGGACACAAGGAATCATTCTCAACGCGCAGAAGTAGCTGGCTCTAAAACGTGAGTCCACCATTACACTCTGCCGCCTCGTCATTCATTATGCAGCGTGCAGACACTTACATTCAAACTCCCTAGTGCACAATGAGATTCAACTGCGTTCAAGACACACTGAGGCTGCACTCACAGTGAACTCCTGAGAAAGCCTTTTATCTAAATGagtcatcagtaatgtggaggATGCTTCTGGTTCTGTGAAGGCACCGTGCCATTACCATCACCTTGGTGAGCACAGTATAGCCTGAGCTGGCTGATAGATGTGCCATTGTAAGCTAGAGAGCAATACTGTGTCAGACAGTGCAAGGTGGAGGAGACAAATCACATtcaaattaaatgattttattgagCCGTTATAAAACCATGCAGTCATGCTAGTCTACTCTATCACATGCTCTGTTCTTTTACACTGTGTTCTTTATGGGCCGTATCAGTCCAGTCCTTACTATCTGTGTGCATGCTAATTGACGCTGACTATATAATTGCCTTTTGTGTGCAATAATGATAGCAGAGCAAAGAATGATGACCAGCTTTTGCTATAGTGGCTAAATGATACACTGCGCTTGTTTCACCTGAGCACTTCAATTAGCTATGTAGAGCTTTtggtgtgtaactgtgtgtggaAGAATGGGGTTAAAAGGAATCTCTGGCTGGTGGTACAATTCATCCCACAAACTGCTAATGCAGCCTTACAGACGCAGTGAATGAACTACACAGCTCTCAGTCATCCTCTTCCACTACCATCTCCCTTAATTAGCTCTGCAGCTGCCAGAGAGCAGCATCTAACAACAGCGCCTGATATTTGGCCAACATCCAAGACCGAAAAGGTCTAATTTGTCAACTTAAGTGTGCTAGGTGGCAGCACAAACTAGACCTTTACAATGCTTTAATAAGTTTCCTTGCTCTGCTGATTTTcacataaatattcatgactgCAGGGTGTGAGGGGGTCAACTCAAGCTGTAATTGGTTCCTCTGCCACACAAAACTTCCTGGTCAATGCGACATATCAAAAAAAGAAGCATAAGACCAGGGCCAACATGTACATATGTATTTGTGCAATTcaaaataacagcagcaacaagaggaaagaaaaaaaaaattaaaaaaaaaaaaaaaaaaatcaagatttgTTATctatgtgggtgtgtttttcaggttttgtcttgttttgtctgctggTAGTTGGAACATCAGTCCCAAAGGTAGCTGTGTGATTAGACAGTTGTTATTTTAAATCTCTTGACAACATCTGTTGAGGTCACCAAAGCCTTCAGCTGCTCATGCAAGGTTGTGCAGTCAAAATATGTGGCTTTGCAAAGCAGCATGATTAGCTGATTCATCCATaaactgactgacagaaatTTATCATCAACAAATTGGATAATTTTTTACTCGTTAAAGCCAATTATCAAGCAGAAGTTTGCTTGTTGGCGCttgtcaaatgtgaggatttgttgttttttttccttttcatatctcagtaaatttaatatcttttggttttggacttcAGTCCAAAGGAAGATATCACATTGGTAAATCAGAAAAATACTAGAATATTTGCATAGAATCATTAGTTGAAGGCCTTTTTCATGGCAGACATGTCTAGGGCTACAACTACtattgttttcatcatcaattaatcgattaattgttttgtgaTTAATCGTCAAGTTAATAAACTGGTGAAAATCATCATCAATCCATTGAAAGTTCCTGACACCCAAGGTGGTGTAAATGAAGTCACTAGTTTTATCTGACAGACAGtgaaaaaccccaaaatatccACATTTTAGGTTTTGATATTAAACAGCAAGAAGCAATTTAGATAAAGCAGTTTTCAGCCCCTGGTGCTGTGCATGGTGGCTCACTGGTATGGTTTACTGGGAAACTTAAATGGAAAGGCACCTGTACATTTTCTGGaaagacaaatcaaaatgtctgcccTGAAAATTAACTTTtgagtgcatttacagtaagaGCTACACACGTACTTAACTCTGGACAAATAATGGaaccaaaaaaaacaggaagcGCAAGTGTTAATTGAGTAATCTGGCACTTTGTATTGAGGTAACAATTTGCATTGTGCAAGCCTTTATGTGCATCTAATCTGAAGCATTTACAAGAAGAGAACAAATGGGCCTGTGCTTCACTCACCACATCCTTCAAAATGAAACAAGGCTCATCCTAGAAACCAGTTTGAGACAAATCTACTATGAATCTTCCCACTCCACCCACTTGTCAGTTTTTGTGATGGCTGACATAGTGTAGgcaacattttcaaaatctCCATCCCCACAGTGTGTCAAATAGTGTTCATGTTGCCAAGAGCCTACATAAAGACACCTCAGTTTCCACGACAACAGTCTGGGATacataaaaaaggagaaatacagAAGAGTATACAGTACAGGCGctacaaagtaaaataagaacAAATAAACTCTTGCATGACAATAAAGCATGGCTTACAAGGGTTTGTTTAAAGTCATAATGAAACTGGTTAACTGCTAGCTATGTTGTTGGTCCACTGCTGACCCTTGTCTCCAAATAATCCACTTTAGATGCCTTGATGCCAAATAGCAATACTTTCTCATGGCAGCAATACATGGTTGATTTGTGGCGTTCCAGTGAAATACCGCTTTGGTACTAAAACTAGTAGGACACTAATGGAGGCAGTAATGACTCCCATGGATCAACTTTGCCTGCTTATGTGCCAGACCCTACCAACAAAGCTGAAACTAAGATAAGTCATCACAGGATGATGTAGCTGGACACTGACATCACAATATAGAGTGCCATAATGCATGCGCAGACAGTCCCCGGCTCCTCTCTTCTGTTTCAGTGCTCTTTGACTGTCCTCTGATCTGCTTCCCTGGGGTTTAGTCAGCTGTTGGCACCCACAGGCCCGCTGCTGCTCACCACCACATGGCTGCCGCCTGCAAGCAAAGCTCTGCTTCACAGTGACAGAGGGAACAGCCTGTGCACTGAGGGCTACTGATGGGAACTATTTCCAATAGTTTCATGCTTGTCTGTGTATGAAGGTGTATAGGAATGTGTGCATGAATGAGTAAGGCAGTTTATCTGGAAATCTCTCTATATGTGTCagagcatatgtgtgtgtgagtgtgtgatagTTGGGGGGTAGGGATGGTCATAAATAGAATTGTCATTTGCTCAAATCTATTTAAAGAGCATTGCCTGTCATGAATGTTCTGACTTCCTCACATCCACTGAGTCAGTTTGTACcacaattgtttgtttttttaatattagatGTTGATTTCAGATTTACTGCAGATTACAGCCTTTAAACATAATGTAGGTTTaccattattatgattattgaCACAGCAATTTCTCAGTGGGTTATGACTGTGCAGGATAGTATAACCTCAAgatgcattattattaattcCATGAATGACTGAAATGAATGCAAAGCACAATATATTATTCTGCAGTATATCTAGGCCAATGAACATCTGAGTGACACTTAATCAAATGTTACTGTCGTTGGATGAGATCTAAGGCAATCAGCTGACTCACCTTTTTCATAATACCAGTCTTCCTCTTGCTGAAAGTGGTGTACCGTCTCAACTTGTTGTCAATAAATTCCATCTTTATCTTTACGCGCCCACGTGTCTTCTTCCCCGGCTTTGCCCCTGCGACCCCTCCGGGCACCATGCCGTAACCTCCGGGAGGTACTCCCACCTCCTGCCCTGTGACGGCAGCCTCCATCTCTCCTCGCTCCCGCTTCACCCCTCTCCTGCTGTCCCCGAGTGAACCCACTGGGTCATCATCATCTCCGGAGTCCGAGTCATTATCCGAGCCGCTGCACAGAGGCGCACTATCTCTGTCCGGGTCGAACCTGGCTCCGTGGGGCAGCACAACTCCTGTGTTTAACCCCACCATGTTGCCCTGAATGGCGGTCTGTGGAGGGGTCACCCCGGTCCCGTTCCCGGGTCTCACACCTCGCGGACCCCCTGGACCATTAGCCCCCAGCATCCCGACGGCGTCTCTCTCCCCGAGTCGCCCGGCAGCACCGGCGCTTTCGCTGACCCCCGGTAAAGCTTGCCCTGCTCTGACCAAAACGGGACGAATCCCGCTGCCGACAACGCCCGAACCGTGTCCTGTGGTACCTCTGCCTGAAGCTGACCCGTTTCCAGATGGTGCCGACCCAACCTGGCTCGGTAACATTCTATTTACCGGACCGAGTCTGTGAACACCAGCCCAACAAGCTGGAGCGCGTTGTCTCGTGAACGGCTGGTAAAACGCACACACGCCCGggccaaaaaatgtaaacaaaccaggCCAGCGGAGGGTTTGGAGACTCCAGGAAATTACCGAGACAAACTTTCGAAAGTGATGCTGCCCCCAAGACCCTTCAACCCCGGCTCAGTTTGGTTCACCCTCCTCCTCTATTTCCAAAACTCTGAGCACTTTCTCAAAAAGGAAAATGCGGAGAGCGCTCTCGATGTTGCTCCGCCAAGTCATGTAGTCCGCATTGTGAACAAAAAATAACGCTAGTGTCGACCTGTTAGTAtccttttaatattttttacttgtttAATATCGCAATATATATGTCTTCATGGatcaaacatttataaaaacgTGCCATTTTTAAATCAGCGTTTACGATGGCGCAGTAATATTACAACCCAGGAACTACTTCCCTCCTTATAAAGAGATACAATGTTTCCTTATTTGGTGTTGTCTCTCCTTATTTGGTGAGTCACAGCGTCGCCTATCGATTGGTTGAGGATTATCTGAGTAGTGCTGCCATTGGTCAACAAGACAGACTCATTAGAATAAATACCAAAATGGTTGCGCTACCGACAACGTCACCGTGGACAGGCAGAcaccaaaataacaaaacatccAACTTTTGTATTCCCCACAGGTTGTCTATCTCACAGCATAAATCATGTTTTCCCAAAGTTTTTATGCCAAAGTATCTCTAAATAAATATGGCGGCTGAAGGACTTCAATGAACCTGTCAGAGGAATTACGTTTTGAGATTAGCACGATCCTGTATTACTGTTAGTGAGATACATCATTTTCGGATTAATGCAGGCATTCCGATGTGCATTAATCTACTTAAGATCTCAAAACCCTCTTTGCAAATTatcagttattattttattttgtttgtgcattGTGTAGCCCTACTCATCTCTTTCCattgaaaataaagtaaaatactcACCCAGGACAAACTGATTATCTTGCAGACTAGGCCACATCATACTGACTTTCTCAAGAATTGCTACATCACTGTCCACTATGTTGACAAGAAAAGTACTTGGGCCTATAATTATTTGTAATAACCtttttgaaataaacatttatgacAACTGTAATCCTTAATGGTTTtcacaagacttttttttccagcagacatttcttgtcatagtaggaaaagcacaggtgttacgAATGATGTTAACAATGGCCCCTTACATTCAGGTGTAAGTGATGATAGTGACAGTGAGCCcgcatgcacaataccaggaccccAAAACTGAAGCAGCAATCAGTAATTTTGTCATTTACACCTGTGATTTTGCTACTTTGacaaaaagtggaaaaaagcCTATCACAGGTTAATCTGTTAAGTTTCTGTTAAGAAACTGTTAAGTTAAGATGTGTGAGAAATTGTCTGTTTGAAATGATGCAGTAAACCCCACCCATCTGGTGCTCCAGGCAGGTTAAAACAAATACCATAAATGTTGGTTCCTCACCTAACATTTTTGGATTTTTACTTTACATACCCATACAAGGCTCATACATTACTGAAATGTATGGGTTTTATAACTATAAGATCTCATTAAAGTGTAAATGCGTTTGGAAAAAAGTTTTCATATTACTTTTGAATAAATCTCAGACTTTTCATATGATGACAAACCTTTATGACAAACTGATACGTTTGTCATAAAGGTATGCAGATATAACaatagacacagacacacaaactatATCCAACATACTAAAcacttaaaaagaaaaggatAAATTGTAACTGTATAGGTTTTCAAGATATGAAAACCTGTTGCATCTTTTTATCAATCACCATTAATCTGTTGCAGACTATCTATCACCCACATAGGCTACAATATTAGCAGAATTCTCATAGCTATACGTCTGGAAGAGACTTCTGACACGTGAGGATGAGCTCAAATATATGCAATGACCCGCTGAAATTGCCTGTGGACACCAAATGAAACATATcagattaaagaaaaacattgtcaCTAATCCAAGACAACGTGGACTTGTATGGGAATTCTCTTTCGCAGCTATAAAAAGGCCATATCACATTCAACTCTAAACATaattatattgaaaaaaaaaacaaacaaaactgacaaGCCTTTGGGGTCAGGTTTAAAAAGGCTCACAGATGTACACTACCCTCTAGTGGTGAAACCAGAAATTATAAGAATGATTTTGTTCTTGCAGGCAGCTGTTATTCACACAGTGTGAAAATCTACTTGCAGAGACCTGTTTGAGATTGGTAATCCACCTCAGTgaacattttgtcatgtttattattttactaaACACAATATAGTCTGGTAATACAGCTGTGAGCAAGAGCTGTTGTGAAAACTCAACATTTTCAATGAAAGAGGAAAACTCATTCCAATCGTTCTCCTTATTGGTTTTAATACCCAACAATATTGAAAATTAATGCAATGTTTTTCAGCAGGCAGCTACCTCATTTCATATATTGGAGTTTTCTTGAAAATACTAACATGGAAGAGTTTTTAAAATGGTTCTTCCTTGCAAATGCATTACCACACAAACCTGAATTAAAAAGAATGTTCACTGATTTATTCACTCAAGTAGATTTTCATACTGA
This genomic stretch from Thunnus albacares chromosome 14, fThuAlb1.1, whole genome shotgun sequence harbors:
- the srfb gene encoding serum response factor b isoform X4, whose product is MLPSQVGSAPSGNGSASGRGTTGHGSGVVGSGIRPVLVRAGQALPGVSESAGAAGRLGERDAVGMLGANGPGGPRGVRPGNGTGVTPPQTAIQGNMVGLNTGVVLPHGARFDPDRDSAPLCSGSDNDSDSGDDDDPVGSLGDSRRGVKRERGEMEAAVTGQEVGVPPGGYGMVPGGVAGAKPGKKTRGRVKIKMEFIDNKLRRYTTFSKRKTGIMKKAYELSTLTGTQVLLLVASETGHVYTFATRKLQPMITSETGKALIQTCLNSPDSPPRSDPSMDQRMSATGFEETDLTYQVSESESMGDTKDTLKPTFTVANLPGTTSSAQSTVPTTSTTMQVSSGPSFPITNYLAPVSANSNISANGTVLKTAGASTGVMQLPGGFTFMPAGTPLPPGTPTIPLSQLQQHSLALQGQHGQTLTAAPQPQQGQQAVFRFPAAVSLTGTGVPQQLQAIQVHPNTQSTSNSDSSPEMSHTSTNSTATVSLPATIVTSSVPTSVAGHMMYPSPHTVMYASTPALADGGLAVLNAFSQGTSAMQVSHAQAQDTGAVPQVFLTAPPGTVQIPVSAVQLHPMVIGQQSSGSSSNLTELQVVNLDAAQNSKND
- the srfb gene encoding serum response factor b isoform X3; translation: MLPSQVGSAPSGNGSASGRGTTGHGSGVVGSGIRPVLVRAGQALPGVSESAGAAGRLGERDAVGMLGANGPGGPRGVRPGNGTGVTPPQTAIQGNMVGLNTGVVLPHGARFDPDRDSAPLCSGSDNDSDSGDDDDPVGSLGDSRRGVKRERGEMEAAVTGQEVGVPPGGYGMVPGGVAGAKPGKKTRGRVKIKMEFIDNKLRRYTTFSKRKTGIMKKAYELSTLTGTQVLLLVASETGHVYTFATRKLQPMITSETGKALIQTCLNSPDSPPRSDPSMDQRMSATGFEETDLTYQVSESESMGDTKDTLKPTFTVANLPGTTSSAQSTVPTTSTTMQVSSGPSFPITNYLAPVSANSNISANGTVLKTAGASTGVMQLPGGFTFMPGTGVPQQLQAIQVHPNTQSTSNSDSSPEMSHTSTNSTATVSLPATIVTSSVPTSVAGHMMYPSPHTVMYASTPALADGGLAVLNAFSQGTSAMQVSHAQAQDTGAVPQVFLTAPPGTVQIPVSAVQLHPMVIGQQSSGSSSNLTELQVVNLDAAQNSKND
- the srfb gene encoding serum response factor b isoform X1, giving the protein MLPSQVGSAPSGNGSASGRGTTGHGSGVVGSGIRPVLVRAGQALPGVSESAGAAGRLGERDAVGMLGANGPGGPRGVRPGNGTGVTPPQTAIQGNMVGLNTGVVLPHGARFDPDRDSAPLCSGSDNDSDSGDDDDPVGSLGDSRRGVKRERGEMEAAVTGQEVGVPPGGYGMVPGGVAGAKPGKKTRGRVKIKMEFIDNKLRRYTTFSKRKTGIMKKAYELSTLTGTQVLLLVASETGHVYTFATRKLQPMITSETGKALIQTCLNSPDSPPRSDPSMDQRMSATGFEETDLTYQVSESESMGDTKDTLKPTFTVANLPGTTSSAQSTVPTTSTTMQVSSGPSFPITNYLAPVSANSNISANGTVLKTAGASTGVMQLPGGFTFMPGTPLPPGTPTIPLSQLQQHSLALQGQHGQTLTAAPQPQQGQQAVFRFPAAVSLTGTGVPQQLQAIQVHPNTQSTSNSDSSPEMSHTSTNSTATVSLPATIVTSSVPTSVAGHMMYPSPHTVMYASTPALADGGLAVLNAFSQGTSAMQVSHAQAQDTGAVPQVFLTAPPGTVQIPVSAVQLHPMVIGQQSSGSSSNLTELQVVNLDAAQNSKND